ttttttttaatataccgtccattgcagggctccatgcacacacacttttacacactcattcacacctaaagggcagtttatcttcaccagtacccccactagcaggcgcccttgttctgcattattataaaacttagtgtgtttcatcactgagttactcaccgcagtgtctccagtttacactcgtgtttcttcagtagatcacagagcttctccactcctgagtctcccagttcacacccacgcagatccagctctctgatgtgtgatggatttgtacagagagctgaagccaaagcagtgcaagatttctcactgacgctgtcccacagtctgcagaaaggaaacggcaattagtccatcaggacagaaaaaaagaaaagagacccgAGTTGAAAATTGTTCATAAATTTTAAAAATTCTGATTTCCTTTTATCCAAGTGTTCTCATGTACACTAAGGGAGTATTGTTCAGTGATTACATTGACCCCAGAACGACCCCACACACACTAATTGTGCTGCCTTTTGTGAACTTATTTGGACCTTATGCCTGTTACATGACAATTTGACACGTTTTAATGGCAACCTCCATCTTCCTCCCCTCGAACGACCACATCCACTTCCGCTCCTTTCACAATACGAGTTTCACCTTTGTCATTCAGTGTAAGGAAACATGTGAACATGTACAGCTTTAGCAAATTAAatacaacttcttcttcttcttcttttggctgctcctgattaggggtcgccacagcggatctttcgtctccattgctccctgtcttccgcatccttctctaccacacctgccactttcatgtcctcgctttggccttcctcgtttttgtttgcctggcagctccatcctcaacattctccttcccacatgctctgcatctcttctcaggatgtgcccataccatctcagtctcatctctcttagcttaattcccaagctctccacatgtgctgtccctctgatgtgctcgttccttatcctgtccaacctcgtcactcccatcgcaaaccttaacatcctcaactccgccacgtccaactttgcctcctgtctcttcgttaagggtacggtctccaatccatacatcacagctggtctcactactgtcttatacatcttacctttcacttttgctgggactttccgatcacaaatgactcccgaaatccttctccaactgctccaccctgcctgcactctctttctcacctcactatcgcagcccccattttcctgcacagttgaccccaggtacttgaattcaccaactttctttacatctgctccttgcatcttcactacactctcatccccattctcactgatgcacatgtattctgttttgctcctgctcaccttcattcctcttcgttccaatgcatccctccatctctccaaacccaactcaacctcctttctactttcaccacatatcacaatatcatccgcaaacatcatgttccatggtgactcttgcctcacttcgtccgtcaagctatccatcactctggcaaacaagaaaggactcaaagcagatccttgatggagtcccacctgcaccttgaaccattcagtcgttccaactgcacacctcactgctgtttcacggttctcatacatgtcttgcaccactctgatatacttctcattcactccacactttctcatacaataccatcactcatctctcggcactctatcgtatgccttctccaggtctacaaacacacaatgtagctttctctggccttccctgtacttctccattcacattcttaaagcaaatattgcatctgacgtgctcttccttggcataaacccgtactgctgttcacagattgctacctttcttctcaatctcgcctccaataccctttcccatagcttcatggtgtggctcatcaattttatccctctatcaagtatcaagtcaactttattgccaaatatgctatacatgctcgacatacagcacagatgaaatatcagtcctctctgacccacggtgcaaattggcaatgcaataaataaaaatagaataactgaaaaaaaacaaacaatataaacagtataaacactctagataggaactagacatactaaacactcaaacaatataaacagtataaataaacagtataaacactagataagaacaagacagactaaacactcagacaatataaacagtataaacactctagatattaactagactaaacacacacacacacacacacacaaattggtacaaataaccaaacagtcaagggcacttgaggtatagcaggtatgagcagagatgtgcacacccagaaactgggtgctgctcaccctctccactgcagcaccgtcgatagatagtggagcatgctgggtgtgctctctcctgaagtccacaacaatctctttcgtcttctccacattcagacagagattgttgtccttgcaccacaaggccaagcggctcacctcactcctgtagattgcctCATCGCCAttgctgatgagacccaccacagtcgtgtcatccgcaaacttaacgaagatatttgagctggatgttggtgtgcagtcgtgggtcagcagagtgaagaggagggggctcagcacacatccttggggggcccccgtgtttagtgtgatggtgctggaggagttgctgccgactcgtacagtctgtggtctccctgtcaggaagtccagcagccagttgcacagggaggtgttgagtcccagctggtccagtttgtgaatgagctgctgaggaatgattgtgttgaatgctgagctaaagtctatgaacagcattctgacatacgagtcttttgtctctaggtgggtgagggctgagtggagggcagtggagatggcgtcatcggtcgaacggttggattgatatgcaaactggaaaggatccagggcagggggggagggcagacttgatatgcctcatgactagccgctcgaagcacttcatgaggatgggagtgcgagcgacagggcggtagtcattgaagcaggagggagactgcttcttcgggaccgggatgatggtggtggctttgaggcacgtggggacaacagcctggctcaacgagatgttgaagatgtcgtctgtaaagacatctgtgagctccttggcacagtctctcaggacacgaccaggaatgttatcaggacccagagcttttcgtgcatttgtcatcctgagagctctcctcacgctgtctggggacagcgtcaacacctagtcgccgggaggtggtggggtcttctgtgccgtggtgctgttgtctgcctcaaagcgagcgaagaagtcgttcaactgattcagcagagacgtggagttgtcacaggtctgtggcgagggcttgtagtctgtgatggtctgaatcccccgccacaggttcctggtgtctctgctgtcgttgaaatggtcagcaatgtgcctggaatactgtctcttggccaccctgatgcctcgtgacagattggccctagctgtcctcaggcccacctcgtccccagctctgaaggcggcgttccgagcccacaggagcctatagacttcccctgtcagccatggcttctgattggcccgaatggagacggttctggtgaccgtaacgtcattCATGCacttcatgtaggcagtgacggtctccgtgtattcctggagatctgtggtgttgttgtaggtggccgcctgtctgaacatgctccaggtcagtggtggaaaaacagtccaggagtgcctctgaggacccctctggccacacacgtatctgctttttagctggtttggtgactttaaccagcggcctgtatgctggcattagcataacagtggagtgatctgaggccccaaggtgggggaggagtagggctttgtaggcgtctttatgcatggtgtaaacactgTCCAgaatattgtttccacgtgtgggaaagttgatatgtccacagagttttggaaatacgcttttggggtttgcatggttgaaatccccagccaggatgaggaaagcatctgggtgggctgtctgctgctcactgatgtgctgatagagttcattcagtgcttcactcctgttgttatggagcacttgcatgtgacgtcacagccgatccagattgtgacagacgccatcttgtcggtcaaacgccatatttccaccttctacttctgcttctaccttttcttctggaaaaccctactatatacaattctactacaacggctgcggctacaagctctccctacctgtgcacgtttttttatgttttttgtgtgtatttttgcgtgttgttcgtctgtatcagACTTCaacatccactacaactgtatggacttactggacattggtttccagcagaaaatgacggtttgtagcgatttccatcgcatgcacaacattccggacgagatagcgagaccagcggggtctccgtggattgttatcggaagcaaagcgaaagaggcggcgtcgggagcagaagcaaaagcgaggctgcagagccagcctgttgactaagctcagaaaacagccactcaaatctccactgcaaaGCCTCTAtccctccaatgccagatccatggtaaacaagacggacgatttggaattacagctggaattaccttattctattctattatcggctggtcagtgctatactcaatacttaagtgacttacccgtccaatgaggattgttattttcttgtttacaagatgccacatctgagtcgctgacaaatcctgaatttctgtaaagataactgtccagagatttataagcacgcagcgcttcaccactgaacagtgagggaaagttaatgaggtaattatacacgtctgggtattctgctggcagttcaaaatccactgacacggtcgtgaaaactacgtccagtaagccataagggtcactaatctgtagatcgtttattttagacatatatctagttatctgttcattagaaaaatgagccgtgtagtccgtcggttgaaattgatccattctgtacacgagtgcagcagtattcagctgtgttttttaccgacaagatggcggctgtgtactttccggtcacgtgactgcaagatctctattggagccgggagggatgtataatgctaccagcagtatggctgtaaattccctcggcagatagaatggccggcacttaataatcataaactccagcagtgagcagtgtttgcagactacaacagcatcacagcaccaggcatcactgatgtaaacacagagtcctccaccacgagtcttccccccctcgattcgcgctctgtctgaccggtagcatgttagccgggctcgctgaatggcacagtccgggacgctgtcgttaagccatgtttccacaaacacaaggacacaacacccactcacagacttaaaagatgagcggagcaggcggacataatccagcttgttgtccagcgagcgtacgttggccagagtgatggtagggatagccggcctgtGAGggttagccgctagcctagctcggaCACCTTCGCGTTTGCccatcttctgcttccgcatgttccgcctgtggcgcttccactgccggctggatgcaggagtgggggtcggtgctcgggcaggcctccggagcaaaccgtagccgcgtagcacttccgcgtccgctggatttatatccgtgaataaagttctgcggatgtcgagcagaaactcacgggagtatgcgcGCCTTGAAActaatggacgcgacaaagacgaacagatacacactgttttaaaacacaaaaaacacgaaaaccccgttctgtcgggacagagaggagccgctgcgtgtgtgcgcgccgccatccctctgtaattactgcagctctgtacatctcccttattcttgtatattggaactagcgcactctttctccattcattcagcattttctcattctccaagatcttattaaacaatctcgttaggaactccacagccgtctcacccaaacatctccaagcctcaatcgggataccatctggtccgactgctttcccagtcttcattcttttcatggctgccctcacctcatcctcacTAAccgactctgcttcctgatttgctgtctccaacgaatctgaccttttctctcttggattctcctcatttcataaatcctcaaagtactctttccaccttcttaatacactctctttgtttgtcagcacatttccatttccatctttcatcactcttatctttcatcactcttaattAAACACAACAAAAATCATAAACATGCAAAACTGTATGTCTTATATCTGAAAGTTAACAACGCCAATCACTAGACTgataattcagtgtatttttgtgagctgctgtgacttttcttatttgtaagatagaagtgtaaaggatggaatgatgcagtaaatgtaaataaaatgtaaatattattttgggtaatattagCCTCTTTTAAAACTGTGAAAAATAACGACAGTTTTTAAACCAAGCTTTCACCGTCTGTTCAGTATTAGTGCTGACAGATGTTTAcagctgtttacatctgtttatgagtgctgagccagtgtgtgttactgtcagaaaacttgtgttgaattacaggatggttttctttaatgtaccgtccattgcagggctccatgcacacacacttttacacactcattcacacctaaagggcagtttatcttcaccagtccccccactagcaggcgcccttgttctgcattattataaaacttggtgtgtttcatcactgagttactcaccgcagtgtctccagtttacactcgtgtttcttcagtagatcacagagcttctccactcctgagtctcccagttcacacccactcagatccagctctctgatgtgtgatggatttgtacagagagctgaagccaaagcagtgcaggatctctcactgacgctgttccacagtctgcagaaaggaaacggcatttagtccatcaggacagaaaaaaagaaaagagacctgaggtgaattttttttttaaattctgattTCCTTTTATCCAAGTGGTCTCATGTACAGTAAGGGAGTATTGTTCAGTGGTTACATTGCcccccagaacacacacacacacacacacacacacacacacacacttattgaaGCTGCATGCTGCCTTTTTCTGACTTATTTGGACCTTATGCCAATCACTAGACTGATAATTCAGTGTATTTTGTGAGTGTTACGGGTCCCAAAAAATGATACTGTGGTCTGGAGTAACATATTTAATGAAATATCATCTGTTGGGAATACACAAAGATGCAGCAGGTCAGATAGCGCTCTCATTCACGGACATTCATTCATTGACAACACTTCGTTCTGATGTCAGCTCTTTCATATTGGATTCCATACTAACTGTAAATAATAACATAGGTGTTACTTAACATACAACTGATCATATGCCACGTTCTGGTCCCTTACAATAGACAAAATACTGTGTGTGCATTCACTCTCTATGGACATGTATTCCATTAAAAGGAAGTATTTCACCAGTAACCAAATTCAACATCTTACATCAACAATAACAGTCTGCATTTCAATCAATAATCATGTCTCTCTCTACATAGTAAACATGCAGATCAATCTTAGTGTCTACTGGGAGAagatctagtgtgtgtgtgtgtgcgcgcggagtgagtgagtgtgtgtgtgtgtgtgtgtgtgttcctgtgccTGCACGCGCATTTGTAACGTTCCCACCACGGAACAACATTTGTGTTGCTTATATTCTTGCCATTCAATTTACATTTACAGAAATAGTGTGACACATAACACTTTAAAGAACAATCGTGTCTTGGTATATCCTTCCCTCAGCAACCACATACAGACCAGTTCCCTCTACTGTAATGCTTAAATGCTAAGAGTTAGCAATCGCGATTAGCATTAGGCTAGCTAACGTTCGTTCATTCGGGCTGAGGGAAACACAGAACCAAACCCAACTACCTGCACTATTCATTACTAGCATGTTTAGGCTACGGTAAACATATTCATTACCAGCACATTTCACAGTAAACCTCATACATTACATATCCATCTCCAAACTGCATTCCTCATTTAGCTGACAGGTGATTTTGTACCAAACACTCAGTGGCTTCACTGGTGACCGTTAACTGGCCGCCCTCGCTGCACCACAAACAACTGACAGGAAAACTCATTGCTAATCCCATTACAACCATTACACAGGCCGCTATCTGCGCTCCTATAAGTGTTACTGTTTACAGAATTATGTTTTGAGTGTATTTACCTGTTGGGAATACACAAAGATGCAGCAGGTCAGATAGCGCTCTCATTCACGGACATTCATTCATTGGCAACACTTCGTTCTGATGTCAGCTCTTTGCAAGCTTCCTATGTGAGAGCGCCATCTGCTGGTGAATTTATTCTCAGCAGGAGTGAATTATATCACTGAAATTTCTATAAAGTGGCAGTTCTATAATATAAATGACATGTGTTCAGTCTTTTCTCTAAATCAAGTCTTTTTCCTATCTGTCAGATCACACTCTGCCACATGAGCTGCTGTGACTTTTCTTATTTGTAAGATAGAAGTGTAAAGGATGGAATGATGAcgtaaatgtaaataaatgtaaatattattttgggtaatattagcctcttttgggcggcacggtggtgtagtggttagcgctgtcgcctcacagcaagaaggtccgggttcgagccctgtggccggcgagggcctttctgtgcagagtttgcatgttctccccgtgtccgcgtgggtttcctctgggtgttccggtttcccccacagtccaaagacatgcaggttaggttaaaggtcccatggcatgaaattttcactttctgaggttttttaacgttaaaatgagctcctctgaccttcttaagtcaccccagtggctagaaatttcataatgtgtaaaccaaactatgcccaacatttgagaatggcgcgtcaaaacggcgcgttgataagctcttccctttactacgtcagcaagggagatgatccccatgccccccctctggattcccacccactgtatggattgcccgcccagttgtagtgaggagaccatagagcagcgctcgaaactaacagtgtcccgatgtcccggggaccataaaaaatgtcatcgggacacaaaattatcatatctgggacaatcccgggacaatggaaaaaaatagatctagaaaaaaagttctacattaatattatttacaaagccgtaacacatacgtagacattcacctaatttgtcaattttaattttaaaacgttaacagcgaaaaatacatagtagctacactttcgatgcacctgcatccgtaggctacagagcaacgcattctgttctagaatcttcggccggtgtccgcattatatgggcttggaatggaattgctaccgcacacgctgcgccgactcttgccagaacaaaaatgctgaagtggttgaagcggaccgaccgcggggaagaaactgaaagcccagacataacgtctccgggaccttcaggatccaaagtgtcatcgcctggtctgcaggcaacgctagcaactgaatgaactgaatgaacactgttagacacgttataaaatacagcaggaatgatgtggatgatattgacggaagatagcgttcaacagaataagtgagttttcttcgtgtctttctagttcagaaagtttagtcagtcagcagcacaactaggctcggacctggcaggtccgtgtatcatcgttttccagattgaatggaatacttgaatgatcggatgatacacggaccctggcactatgctgatgttgctaatgtttgcacccggcagcgaaagttcataaaaatggataacggaaagttcataaaaatggataacggtaatggtggaaattataagttggccttataagtgccaacagatattcaaggtataagtagatgaaatgaacataaaaggggtcttattttcaactaaagtgtactgcagatgtagggagttgaaacattttctgaatgagctagttggcccctttaaataaacgggtatatattcatacagtgagatcgccaaagtttaataaactgaaaatgcaataactgtaattttgaagtagatgatgtataggacatgtgtcacttgtgtcttgtgacttattgtaaaaatgatataaagggttcaaaattgcatagttacaaatataatagtaacttcatatgataatattaaccactggttatttcagagaggaaaaaaatggggacactattgcttccattcgggacaatacaacacagaattcgggaccactgggggacacaaagaaaaaaagttaatttcgagccctgccatagaggacacaacatggcatcacctaagcgagcaaaacatggaaattgcgctgtacatggatgtgacaacacagaaaagagtctgtttttactgccgacgggagagcccctgaagacgcagtggcttaattttatttacttcaataatacgccgtcgagtctacctaagacggtgtatgtttgtcggaagcattttcctgaggaatgtttccacaacttgggacagtacagggcaggttttgcacatcaactgtcactgaagcctgggtccgtaccaagcatccctgccgcatcagccacaaacaccgaacaagtaagtatataactgttaagtcgttttgccgtgttttaaaatcggtgtgtttgcaatggctacattagctgtgcagctaaccgcttcctgcagttagccaggtactctgtgctacctctgttataatagccaatcaaaacagtttttacaaagacacccacattcttttttttaagtcactcgttcatttt
The genomic region above belongs to Neoarius graeffei isolate fNeoGra1 chromosome 6, fNeoGra1.pri, whole genome shotgun sequence and contains:
- the LOC132888447 gene encoding ribonuclease inhibitor-like translates to MFTCFLTLNDKGETRIVKGAEVDVVVRGEEDGGDSVSEKSCTALASALCTNPSHIRELDLRGCELGDSGVEKLCDLLKKHECKLETLRLWDSVSEKSGTALASALCTNPSHIRELDLSWCELGDSGVEKLCDLLKKHECKLETLL
- the LOC132888189 gene encoding uncharacterized protein LOC132888189, whose product is MRKCGVNEKYIRVVQDMYENRETAVRCAVGTTEWFKVQVGLHQGSALSPFLFARVMDSLTDEVRQESPWNMMFADDIVICGESRKEVELGLERWRDALERRGMKVSRSKTEYMCISENGDESVVKMQGADVKKVGEFKYLGSTVQENGGCDSEVRKRVQAGWSSWRRISGVICDRKVPAKVKGKMYKTVVRPAVMYGLETVPLTKRQEAKLDVAELRMLRFAMGVTRLDRIRNEHIRGTAHVESLGIKLREMRLRWYGHILRRDAEHVGRRMLRMELPGKQKRGRPKRGHESGRCGREGCGRQGAMETKDPLWRPLIRSSQKKKKKKLYLIC